A window from Dioscorea cayenensis subsp. rotundata cultivar TDr96_F1 chromosome 10, TDr96_F1_v2_PseudoChromosome.rev07_lg8_w22 25.fasta, whole genome shotgun sequence encodes these proteins:
- the LOC120270457 gene encoding CBS domain-containing protein CBSCBSPB1, producing the protein MDGQSLSRRSLSVSSSSGRTKKLLDNGVLEGPRRSSSSRSITVGGLSGERTVKRLRLSKALTLPENTTVHDACRRMAARRVDAVLLTDSNALLCGILTDKDIATRVIAQELKLEETPVSKVMTRGPVFVLSDTLAVEALQKMVQGKFRHLPVVENGEVIALLDIAKCLYDAIARMERAAEKGKAIAAAVEGVERHWGTSTSGPNTFIEALQERMFRPSLSTIIPVNTKIVTVEPSDSVLTATKKMLEVQMSSAIVTVGNKPRGILTSSDILMRVIAKQLPPSLTSVEKVMTPNPVCGTVDTPVLDALHTIHDGKFLHLPVVDRDGDIVSIVDVLQVTNAAVASVENSGGAGNETTISMMQKFWDSAMAIGPSDDDEDTRSDGSMKLACESADTMRSPSDPSNPSSALVTTFGFKLEDKKGRMHRFNCDTQSLTYLITSILQRVGEDIDRNNLPQILYEDEEHDKVILASDDDLATAVDHAKLAGWMSLRLHLDYSGSGHRRRRGGSGSGTMDFVYGDAWAAAYSGMAAGAALVAGLGVIAYLKRSGL; encoded by the exons ATGGACGGCCAGAGCTTGTCCAGGAGGAGCTTGTCGGTTTCCAGCTCGTCGGGGAGGACGAAGAAGCTCCTTGACAATGGTGTCCTTGAAGGCCCCCGGAGATCCTCATCCTCTAGATCAAT AACTGTGGGTGGACTCAGTGGAGAGAGAACTGTCAAGAGGCTGCGCTTATCGAAAGCCTTAACTTTGCCTGAGAATACAACTGTTCATGATGCCTGCAGGCGGATGGCTGCTCGCCGGGTTGATGCTGTGTTGCTGACTGACTCTAATGCATTGCTTTGTGGAATTCTAACAGACAAA GATATAGCTACAAGAGTAATTGCTCAGGAGCTAAAGCTCGAGGAAACACCGGTTTCCAAAGTCATGACACGAGGTCCTGTTTTTGTTCTTTCAGACACTTTAGCTGTTGAAGCACTACAGAAGATGGTTCAAG GGAAATTCAGACATTTGCCTGTTGTGGAGAATGGTGAGGTTATTGCTTTGCTTGATATTGCAAAATGCCTTTATGATGCTATTGCAAGAATGGAAAGAGCAGCTGAGAAGGGAAAAGCAATTGCAGCTGCTGTAGAAGGTGTTGAGAGGCACTGGGGAACTTCCACTTCTG GTCCTAATACATTTATTGAAGCTCTTCAAGAACGAATGTTCAGGCCTTCTTTGTCAACTATAATTCCAGTAAATACAAA GATTGTCACAGTGGAACCTTCTGATTCAGTCTTAACTGCCACAAAGAAGATGCTTGAAGTTCAAATGAGTTCTGCCATTGTAACAGTTGGAAATAAACCTCGGGGAATACTAAC TTCGAGTGATATTTTGATGCGGGTAATTGCAAAACAACTTCCTCCAAGCTTGACCTCAGTGGAGAAG GTTATGACTCCAAATCCCGTTTGCGGAACAGTCGATACTCCAGTCCTCGACGCTCTTCACACCATTCACGATGGAAAATTCTTACATCTACCTGTAGTGGATAGAG ATGGagatattgtttcaattgttgaTGTACTTCAAGTTACAAATGCAGCAGTAGCCTCT GTGGAAAACAGTGGAGGAGCTGGAAATGAGACAACAATATCCATGATGCAGAAGTTCTGGGATTCTGCCATGGCCATTGGACCTTCTGATGACGATGAGGATACAAGGAG TGATGGATCCATGAAGTTGGCATGCGAGTCAGCAGACACAATGAGGTCTCCTTCTGATCCATCAAATCCATCTTCTGCATTAGTAACCACCTTCGGCTTTAAGCTCGAGGATAAGAAAGGCAGGATGCACAGATTCAACTGCG ACACCCAGAGCTTGACATATCTTATAACCAGTATTCTTCAAAGAGTCGGCGAGGATATTGACAGAAACAATCTACCACAAATTTTG TACGAGGATGAAGAACATGATAAGGTGATACTCGCGTCTGACGATGACCTTGCAACTGCTGTGGACCATGCCAAGCTTGCCGGTTGGATG AGTTTAAGACTGCATTTAGACTACTCAGGATCAGGTCATCGGAGAAGGCGCGGTGGCAGTGGCTCTGGAACTATGGATTTTGTGTATGGTGACGCGTGGGCGGCCGCATATAGCGGGATGGCGGCCGGAGCTGCACTGGTTGCCGGGCTCGGTGTGATAGCATACTTGAAGAGATCAGGCTTATAG
- the LOC120270456 gene encoding calmodulin-binding transcription activator 4-like isoform X2 has protein sequence MQSGFDIKKWQQEAKTRWLKPSEVFFILQNHERCSLSHEAANKPQSGSLFLFNRRVLRFFRKDGHVWRKKKDGRTVGEAHERLKVGNVDALNCYYAHGEQNPYFQRRSYWMLDPAYDHIVLVHYREVSEGRYISHTISNVSRESSVLNQNRSSASPVSVEEVCSKFVLENFENNRMSTFVGSEKHNSTSKSEVKLALRKLAEQLSLDDDDDGSIYFGEKLPPYSAGDEGSRHSGALDYEPLGLNQDTPGDLLDAYIYRDLVHGQIEDVSKQGGFSAVDVLDVAGDTDSEKQQNQSDSSVYSTDSRGPSWSYTLDLSSNSEVMGAFGRDVSFLSSSQQKTQSIALNEPSEILSWNQLDHGENSAGNLPDGRRISDEELSLQLSATREFLLGCDSPLPEVGKPLNYTDQTTDPEARSAMMLGKENGTDWIGSITPTTEHSTYSLDYTGLWFDQNQFGTLPAVDSSLAVPQKQWFTICEISPEWAFMSERTKVIITGDFLCNTSECSWAIMFGETKVPAEIVQAGVLRCYAPLHLTGKVNMFVTSRDGVPCSEAREFEFRVNPSTFNGKPTSELQYSRKDSQELMLLVKLVNMLFCSYDGHSTPILNLGTEVETFREIKPTENMSEQSAIMDLIVQELLKDKLQQWLLSRRQTNKSTNCPLSKQEQGIIHVISGLGYEWALNPILSSGVGINFRDSYGWTALHWAARFGRETMVTALLAANASAGAVTDPTAQDPVGKNPAAIAAACGHKGLAGYLSEVALTSHLSSLILKKSEITEAGEVEAERGIEQISQKNAETNVCGTEAQLSFQDTLAAVRNATQAAARIQSAFRAHSFRKRQQQSASSEDEYGMTQEEIHRLSAVSKVHRPRDQYFDKAALSIQKKYRGWKGRKDFLTLRQNVVKIQAYVRGHQVRKYKEVLWTVGIVEKAILRWRRKRAGLRGFRAEPDAIDEDDNDEDIAKDFRKQKVDAALDEALSRVLSMVDFPEAQQQYRRLLESYRQAKAEADVSNADEVTRRLEESLEMLKNENYYMYQQFK, from the exons ATGCAATCCG GTTTCGACATCAAAAAGTGGCAGCAAGAAGCAAAGACTCGCTGGCTGAAACCTTCTGAAGTTTTCTTTATATTGCAGAATCATGAGAGATGCTCACTGTCACATGAGGCGGCCAATAAACCACAGA GTGGCTCTTTGTTCCTTTTCAACCGAAGAGTGCTCCGATTTTTTCGTAAAGATGGTCATGTGTGGCGAAAAAAGAAGGATGGAAGGACTGTTGGAGAAGCTCATGAGAGGCTTAAG GTTGGGAATGTTGATGCATTGAATTGTTACTATGCTCATGGAGAACAAAATCCTTATTTTCAAAGGCGGAGCTATTGGATGCTTGATCC GGCCTATGATCACATTGTTCTTGTTCATTATAGGGAAGTGTCTGAG GGAAGATACATTTCTCATACAATATCAAACGTCTCTCGAGAATCTTCTGTGCTGAACCAAA ACCGGAGTTCTGCCAGTCCAGTATCTGTTGAAGAAGTTTGCTCCAAGTTTGTGCTAGAAAATTTTGAGAACAATCGCATGAGTACTTTTGTTGGGTCAGAAAAACACAATTCAACATCAAAGTCCGAGGTTAAACTAGCACTCCGGAAGCTTGCAGAGCAATTAAgtttggatgatgatgatgatggttccATCTATTTTGGAGAAAAGCTGCCTCCATACAGTGCTGGAGATGAAGGTTCACGACACTCAGGAGCTCTTGATTATGAGCCACTGGGTTTGAATCAGGACACACCCGGGGACCTCCTTGATGCGTACATTTACAGGGATTTGGTGCATGGACAGATTGAAGATGTCAGTAAGCAGGGTGGCTTTAGTGCTGTTGACGTGCTTGATGTTGCAG GTGATACTGACAGTGAGAAGCAACAAAATCAATCAGATAGTTCAGTTTACAGTACTGACAGCAGAGGACCTTCCTGGAGTTATACGCTGGACCTAAGTTCTAATTCAGAAGTAATGGGTGCTTTTGGAAGAGAT GTTTCATTTTTGTCTTCTTCACAACAGAAAACACAATCTATAGCTTTGAATGAACCATCAGAAATTTTGTCTTGGAACCAGCTAGATCATGGAGAAAATAGTGCAGGAAATTTGCCTGATGGTCGCCGAATTTCTGATGAAGAATTAAGTTTACAGTTATCAGCAACCAGAGAATTTCTGTTGGGCTGTGATTCACCTCTTCCAGAAGTGGGAAAACCTTTAAACTATACTGATCAAACTACTGATCCTGAAGCAAGGTCCGCTATGATGCTCGGGAAAGAGAATGGTACTGATTGGATAGGGTCTATAACTCCAACTACCGAACATAGCACATATTCTCTAGACTATACAGGTTTGTGGTTTGATCAAAACCAATTTGGAACACTGCCTGCAGTTGATTCAAGTTTAGCAGTCCCACAGAAACAGTGGTTCACCATTTGTGAAATCTCTCCAGAATGGGCATTTATGTCTGAAAGGACCAAG GTTATTATTACTGGAGACTTTCTATGCAATACTTCAGAGTGTTCATGGGCAATTATGTTCGGTGAAACTAAAGTTCCTGCAGAAATTGTTCAAGCAGGTGTGCTCCGCTGCTATGCTCCTCTGCATTTAACTGGGAAGGTCAACATGTTTGTCACGTCCAGGGACGGAGTACCCTGCAGTGAAGCACGAGAATTTGAATTTCGTGTGAACCCAAGTACCTTCAATGGAAAACCCACTTCAGAACTCCAATATTCAAGAAAAGATTCTCAGGAGCTTATGCTACTGGTTAAATTGgtaaatatgttattttgtaGTTACGACGGTCACTCAACTCCAATCCTCAACCTCGGAACAGAAGTTGAAACTTTCAGAGAAATTAAACCGACTGAGAACATGTCAGAGCAGTCAGCTATCATGGATTTGATTGTGCAAGAACTTTTAAAGGATAAGTTGCAGCAATGGTTGTTGTCCAGAcgtcaaacaaacaaaagcacAAACTGCCCACTATCCAAACAAGAACAAGGCATTATACATGTAATTTCTGGTTTGGGATATGAATGGGCATTAAACCCAATTTTGAGTTCCGGTGTTGGCATAAATTTTCGTGATTCATATGGATGGACCGCCCTTCATTGGGCTGCTCGCTTCGGAAG GGAGACAATGGTGACTGCTCTGCTTGCGGCCAATGCATCAGCTGGAGCAGTGACAGATCCAACCGCACAAGATCCAGTCGGGAAAAATCCAGCTGCAATCGCTGCTGCCTGCGGTCACAAAGGTCTAGCAGGATACCTTTCCGAAGTTGCCTTAACAAGTCATCTTTCATCACTCATTCTTAAGAAAAGCGAAATTACTGAAGCCGGTGAAGTTGAGGCAGAAAGAGGCATAGAACAAATATCTCAGAAAAATGCCGAAACGAATGTCTGTGGTACAGAAGCTCAGCTTTCGTTCCAAGATACTTTGGCAGCTGTTAGAAATGCCACTCAAGCTGCGGCACGCATACAATCTGCTTTCCGTGCTCACTCTTTCAGGAAACGGCAACAGCAATCCGCTTCAAGTGAAGATGAGTATGGTATGACTCAAGAGGAAATACACAGGCTTTCAGCTGTATCAAAGGTTCACAGGCCTCGTGATCAATACTTCGATAAAGCCGCATTATCAATTCAAAAGAAGTATCGAGGCTGGAAAGGACGTAAGGACTTCCTAACTTTGCGTCAAAACGTGGTGAAGATACAG GCTTATGTAAGAGGACATCAGGTAAGAAAGTACAAGGAGGTTCTCTGGACTGTTGGTATTGTAGAGAAGGCCATTTTGCGGTGGCGTAGGAAGAGAGCTGGTTTAAGGGGGTTCCGGGCTGAACCGGATGCCATAGACGAGGATGATAATGACGAAGACATAGCTAAGGATTTCCGCAAGCAAAAAGTCGATGCAGCTCTTGATGAGGCTTTGTCAAGGGTGCTATCCATGGTAGACTTCCCCGAGGCTCAGCAACAGTACCGCCGCTTGCTCGAAAGTTATCGCCAAGCAAAG GCGGAGGCCGATGTAAGCAATGCAGATGAAGTGACAAGAAGGCTTGAAGAAAGTCTAGAGATGCTGAAAAACGAAAACTATTACATGTACCAGCAGTTCAAATAG
- the LOC120270456 gene encoding calmodulin-binding transcription activator 4-like isoform X1, whose translation MQSGFDIKKWQQEAKTRWLKPSEVFFILQNHERCSLSHEAANKPQSGSLFLFNRRVLRFFRKDGHVWRKKKDGRTVGEAHERLKVGNVDALNCYYAHGEQNPYFQRRSYWMLDPAYDHIVLVHYREVSEGRYISHTISNVSRESSVLNQSTNNNNAQFYSYTSGSNELYEPDRSSASPVSVEEVCSKFVLENFENNRMSTFVGSEKHNSTSKSEVKLALRKLAEQLSLDDDDDGSIYFGEKLPPYSAGDEGSRHSGALDYEPLGLNQDTPGDLLDAYIYRDLVHGQIEDVSKQGGFSAVDVLDVAGDTDSEKQQNQSDSSVYSTDSRGPSWSYTLDLSSNSEVMGAFGRDVSFLSSSQQKTQSIALNEPSEILSWNQLDHGENSAGNLPDGRRISDEELSLQLSATREFLLGCDSPLPEVGKPLNYTDQTTDPEARSAMMLGKENGTDWIGSITPTTEHSTYSLDYTGLWFDQNQFGTLPAVDSSLAVPQKQWFTICEISPEWAFMSERTKVIITGDFLCNTSECSWAIMFGETKVPAEIVQAGVLRCYAPLHLTGKVNMFVTSRDGVPCSEAREFEFRVNPSTFNGKPTSELQYSRKDSQELMLLVKLVNMLFCSYDGHSTPILNLGTEVETFREIKPTENMSEQSAIMDLIVQELLKDKLQQWLLSRRQTNKSTNCPLSKQEQGIIHVISGLGYEWALNPILSSGVGINFRDSYGWTALHWAARFGRETMVTALLAANASAGAVTDPTAQDPVGKNPAAIAAACGHKGLAGYLSEVALTSHLSSLILKKSEITEAGEVEAERGIEQISQKNAETNVCGTEAQLSFQDTLAAVRNATQAAARIQSAFRAHSFRKRQQQSASSEDEYGMTQEEIHRLSAVSKVHRPRDQYFDKAALSIQKKYRGWKGRKDFLTLRQNVVKIQAYVRGHQVRKYKEVLWTVGIVEKAILRWRRKRAGLRGFRAEPDAIDEDDNDEDIAKDFRKQKVDAALDEALSRVLSMVDFPEAQQQYRRLLESYRQAKAEADVSNADEVTRRLEESLEMLKNENYYMYQQFK comes from the exons ATGCAATCCG GTTTCGACATCAAAAAGTGGCAGCAAGAAGCAAAGACTCGCTGGCTGAAACCTTCTGAAGTTTTCTTTATATTGCAGAATCATGAGAGATGCTCACTGTCACATGAGGCGGCCAATAAACCACAGA GTGGCTCTTTGTTCCTTTTCAACCGAAGAGTGCTCCGATTTTTTCGTAAAGATGGTCATGTGTGGCGAAAAAAGAAGGATGGAAGGACTGTTGGAGAAGCTCATGAGAGGCTTAAG GTTGGGAATGTTGATGCATTGAATTGTTACTATGCTCATGGAGAACAAAATCCTTATTTTCAAAGGCGGAGCTATTGGATGCTTGATCC GGCCTATGATCACATTGTTCTTGTTCATTATAGGGAAGTGTCTGAG GGAAGATACATTTCTCATACAATATCAAACGTCTCTCGAGAATCTTCTGTGCTGAACCAAAGTACTAATAATAACAATGCACAATTTTACTCCTATACATCAGGTTCTAATGAGTTGTATGAACCAGACCGGAGTTCTGCCAGTCCAGTATCTGTTGAAGAAGTTTGCTCCAAGTTTGTGCTAGAAAATTTTGAGAACAATCGCATGAGTACTTTTGTTGGGTCAGAAAAACACAATTCAACATCAAAGTCCGAGGTTAAACTAGCACTCCGGAAGCTTGCAGAGCAATTAAgtttggatgatgatgatgatggttccATCTATTTTGGAGAAAAGCTGCCTCCATACAGTGCTGGAGATGAAGGTTCACGACACTCAGGAGCTCTTGATTATGAGCCACTGGGTTTGAATCAGGACACACCCGGGGACCTCCTTGATGCGTACATTTACAGGGATTTGGTGCATGGACAGATTGAAGATGTCAGTAAGCAGGGTGGCTTTAGTGCTGTTGACGTGCTTGATGTTGCAG GTGATACTGACAGTGAGAAGCAACAAAATCAATCAGATAGTTCAGTTTACAGTACTGACAGCAGAGGACCTTCCTGGAGTTATACGCTGGACCTAAGTTCTAATTCAGAAGTAATGGGTGCTTTTGGAAGAGAT GTTTCATTTTTGTCTTCTTCACAACAGAAAACACAATCTATAGCTTTGAATGAACCATCAGAAATTTTGTCTTGGAACCAGCTAGATCATGGAGAAAATAGTGCAGGAAATTTGCCTGATGGTCGCCGAATTTCTGATGAAGAATTAAGTTTACAGTTATCAGCAACCAGAGAATTTCTGTTGGGCTGTGATTCACCTCTTCCAGAAGTGGGAAAACCTTTAAACTATACTGATCAAACTACTGATCCTGAAGCAAGGTCCGCTATGATGCTCGGGAAAGAGAATGGTACTGATTGGATAGGGTCTATAACTCCAACTACCGAACATAGCACATATTCTCTAGACTATACAGGTTTGTGGTTTGATCAAAACCAATTTGGAACACTGCCTGCAGTTGATTCAAGTTTAGCAGTCCCACAGAAACAGTGGTTCACCATTTGTGAAATCTCTCCAGAATGGGCATTTATGTCTGAAAGGACCAAG GTTATTATTACTGGAGACTTTCTATGCAATACTTCAGAGTGTTCATGGGCAATTATGTTCGGTGAAACTAAAGTTCCTGCAGAAATTGTTCAAGCAGGTGTGCTCCGCTGCTATGCTCCTCTGCATTTAACTGGGAAGGTCAACATGTTTGTCACGTCCAGGGACGGAGTACCCTGCAGTGAAGCACGAGAATTTGAATTTCGTGTGAACCCAAGTACCTTCAATGGAAAACCCACTTCAGAACTCCAATATTCAAGAAAAGATTCTCAGGAGCTTATGCTACTGGTTAAATTGgtaaatatgttattttgtaGTTACGACGGTCACTCAACTCCAATCCTCAACCTCGGAACAGAAGTTGAAACTTTCAGAGAAATTAAACCGACTGAGAACATGTCAGAGCAGTCAGCTATCATGGATTTGATTGTGCAAGAACTTTTAAAGGATAAGTTGCAGCAATGGTTGTTGTCCAGAcgtcaaacaaacaaaagcacAAACTGCCCACTATCCAAACAAGAACAAGGCATTATACATGTAATTTCTGGTTTGGGATATGAATGGGCATTAAACCCAATTTTGAGTTCCGGTGTTGGCATAAATTTTCGTGATTCATATGGATGGACCGCCCTTCATTGGGCTGCTCGCTTCGGAAG GGAGACAATGGTGACTGCTCTGCTTGCGGCCAATGCATCAGCTGGAGCAGTGACAGATCCAACCGCACAAGATCCAGTCGGGAAAAATCCAGCTGCAATCGCTGCTGCCTGCGGTCACAAAGGTCTAGCAGGATACCTTTCCGAAGTTGCCTTAACAAGTCATCTTTCATCACTCATTCTTAAGAAAAGCGAAATTACTGAAGCCGGTGAAGTTGAGGCAGAAAGAGGCATAGAACAAATATCTCAGAAAAATGCCGAAACGAATGTCTGTGGTACAGAAGCTCAGCTTTCGTTCCAAGATACTTTGGCAGCTGTTAGAAATGCCACTCAAGCTGCGGCACGCATACAATCTGCTTTCCGTGCTCACTCTTTCAGGAAACGGCAACAGCAATCCGCTTCAAGTGAAGATGAGTATGGTATGACTCAAGAGGAAATACACAGGCTTTCAGCTGTATCAAAGGTTCACAGGCCTCGTGATCAATACTTCGATAAAGCCGCATTATCAATTCAAAAGAAGTATCGAGGCTGGAAAGGACGTAAGGACTTCCTAACTTTGCGTCAAAACGTGGTGAAGATACAG GCTTATGTAAGAGGACATCAGGTAAGAAAGTACAAGGAGGTTCTCTGGACTGTTGGTATTGTAGAGAAGGCCATTTTGCGGTGGCGTAGGAAGAGAGCTGGTTTAAGGGGGTTCCGGGCTGAACCGGATGCCATAGACGAGGATGATAATGACGAAGACATAGCTAAGGATTTCCGCAAGCAAAAAGTCGATGCAGCTCTTGATGAGGCTTTGTCAAGGGTGCTATCCATGGTAGACTTCCCCGAGGCTCAGCAACAGTACCGCCGCTTGCTCGAAAGTTATCGCCAAGCAAAG GCGGAGGCCGATGTAAGCAATGCAGATGAAGTGACAAGAAGGCTTGAAGAAAGTCTAGAGATGCTGAAAAACGAAAACTATTACATGTACCAGCAGTTCAAATAG
- the LOC120270458 gene encoding nuclear transport factor 2A-like: MDPEAVAKQFVDFYYQTFDTNRPGLALLYQDSSMLTFEGSKIQGAAAISEKLTGLPFQQCRHSISTIDCQPSGPSGGIIVFVSGLLQLAGEQHALKFSQMFHLMPGPTGFYVLNDIFRLNYA; the protein is encoded by the exons atggatCCAGAGGCGGTAGCCAAGCAATTCGTGGATTTCTACTACCAAACCTTCGATACCAATCGCCCTGGCCTTGCTCTCCTCTACCAGGACTCCTCCATGCTCACCTTCGAGGGTAGCAAGATCCAGGGCGCCGCCGCCATCTCTGAAAAGCTCACCGGCCTCCCTTTCCAGCAGTGCCGTCATTCCATATCCACCATCGATTGCCAGCCTTCCGGCCCTTCTGGTGGTATCATCGTCTTCGTTTCCGGCCTCCTCCAGCTTGCTGGAGAGCAGCACGCTCTCAAGTTCTCTCAG ATGTTTCATTTGATGCCAGGTCCAACTGGATTCTATGTGTTGAATGACATTTTCCGACTAAACTATGCGTGA
- the LOC120270582 gene encoding mediator of RNA polymerase II transcription subunit 30 isoform X1 — MAGRSRQELGVDGQRHLEETIAAAFQILSSMNDELCNPALWSATPASAGASSGDVSTDSSQPLEIGSGGAAGGGAGGGGALEEARLRYKSAVSALRAVITAIPTSSQEAGVLETKLDQAETDRLEARLSVLRKELAIKNKHLKLLIDQLRDLISDISMWQSPCSV, encoded by the exons ATGGCGGGGAGGAGCAGGCAAGAGCTGGGGGTGGACGGGCAGAGGCATCTCGAGGAGACCATCGCGGCGGCGTTCCAGATCCTTTCATCGATGAACGACGAGCTCTGTAACCCTGCCCTCTGGTCGGCTACCCCTGCTTCGGCAGGGGCATCCAGCGGTGACGTCTCCACTGACTCCTCTCAGCCCCTCGAGATCGGTTCTGGTGGTGCGGCCGGAGGTGGTGCTGGCGGTGGCGGAGCTCTTGAAGAGGCCAGGCTTCGTTACAAGTCCGCTGTCTCTGCTTTGCGAGCCGTTATCACTGCTATTCCTACTTCCTCTCAG GAGGCTGGAGTTCTGGAAACAAAATTGGACCAAGCTGAAACTGACAGATTGGAAGCACGTCTATCTGTTTTGAGAAAG GAACTTGCGATCAAGAACAAACACCTAAAGCTTCTTATTGATCAACTGCGGGATCTAATCAGTGATATATCGATGTGGCAAAGCCCTTGTTCGGTGTAA
- the LOC120270582 gene encoding mediator of RNA polymerase II transcription subunit 30 isoform X2 produces MAGRSRQELGVDGQRHLEETIAAAFQILSSMNDELCNPALWSATPASAGASSGDVSTDSSQPLEIGSGGAAGGGAGGGGALEEARLRYKSAVSALRAVITAIPTSSQEAGVLETKLDQAETDRLEARLSVLRKKL; encoded by the exons ATGGCGGGGAGGAGCAGGCAAGAGCTGGGGGTGGACGGGCAGAGGCATCTCGAGGAGACCATCGCGGCGGCGTTCCAGATCCTTTCATCGATGAACGACGAGCTCTGTAACCCTGCCCTCTGGTCGGCTACCCCTGCTTCGGCAGGGGCATCCAGCGGTGACGTCTCCACTGACTCCTCTCAGCCCCTCGAGATCGGTTCTGGTGGTGCGGCCGGAGGTGGTGCTGGCGGTGGCGGAGCTCTTGAAGAGGCCAGGCTTCGTTACAAGTCCGCTGTCTCTGCTTTGCGAGCCGTTATCACTGCTATTCCTACTTCCTCTCAG GAGGCTGGAGTTCTGGAAACAAAATTGGACCAAGCTGAAACTGACAGATTGGAAGCACGTCTATCTGTTTTGAGAAAG AAGCTTTAA